From one Streptomyces sp. Q6 genomic stretch:
- a CDS encoding aldo/keto reductase yields the protein MTHRLPFDLPRLGLGTAPLGGLFAEVTEEDAAATLKAAAAEGITYVDTAPRYGHGQAEERLGRLLGPAGITDPVISTKTGWLLRPRPDGSPGEVVTDWTERGIRESLESSLTRLGRDSVDILYLHDPDHYAEDIRRTAYPAVRKLREEGLVRALGFGMNHSAPLARYVDEFDVDVVLVAGRFSLLDHEALTTLLPRCAARGTAVVVGGVFNTGLLADPTPGAMYNYRPVPARTLDRARRARELCDAYGVPLPAAALQFPYLHPAVTSVVVGCRSADEVTANAAAARFPVPDELWQRLAAEGFVPREVLAAR from the coding sequence ATGACGCACCGACTGCCCTTCGACCTGCCCCGGCTCGGCCTCGGCACCGCACCCCTGGGCGGCCTCTTCGCGGAGGTCACCGAGGAGGACGCGGCGGCGACGCTGAAGGCCGCGGCCGCCGAAGGCATCACGTACGTCGACACGGCGCCCCGCTACGGCCACGGCCAGGCCGAGGAACGCCTGGGACGGCTGCTCGGCCCGGCCGGGATCACCGACCCGGTGATCTCCACCAAGACGGGCTGGCTGCTGCGCCCCCGCCCGGACGGCTCCCCCGGCGAGGTCGTCACGGACTGGACGGAGCGCGGCATCCGGGAGTCCCTGGAGTCGAGCCTGACCCGCCTCGGCCGCGACAGCGTCGACATCCTCTACCTCCACGACCCCGACCACTACGCCGAGGACATCCGGCGCACCGCGTACCCGGCGGTGCGCAAGCTGCGCGAGGAGGGCCTCGTCCGGGCGCTGGGCTTCGGCATGAACCACAGCGCCCCGCTCGCCCGCTACGTCGACGAGTTCGACGTCGACGTCGTGCTCGTCGCGGGCCGCTTCTCGCTCCTCGACCACGAGGCGCTGACCACGCTGCTGCCCCGGTGCGCGGCGCGGGGCACGGCCGTGGTCGTGGGCGGCGTGTTCAACACCGGTCTGCTCGCCGACCCGACGCCCGGCGCGATGTACAACTACCGGCCGGTCCCCGCGCGGACCCTCGACCGGGCGCGGCGGGCCCGGGAGCTGTGCGACGCGTACGGCGTACCGCTGCCCGCGGCCGCGCTCCAGTTCCCGTACCTGCATCCGGCCGTCACCTCGGTGGTCGTCGGCTGCCGCTCGGCGGACGAGGTCACGGCGAACGCGGCGGCCGCCCGCTTCCCGGTCCCGGACGAGCTGTGGCAGCGGCTCGCGGCGGAGGGATTCGTCCCCCGGGAGGTCCTTGCCGCCCGCTGA
- a CDS encoding CoA-binding protein gives MYGDRETVRTILTESGDTWAVVGLSSNRSRAAYRVAEVLQHFGKRVVPVHPKAETVHGEQGYASLADIPFPVDVVDVFVNSDLAGPVADEAVAVGAKAVWFQLGVIDEEAYDRTRAAGLAMVMDKCPAIEIPHLG, from the coding sequence ATGTACGGCGACCGGGAAACCGTCCGCACCATCCTCACCGAGAGCGGTGACACCTGGGCCGTCGTCGGCCTGTCCTCGAACCGCTCCCGTGCCGCCTACCGGGTGGCGGAGGTGCTCCAGCACTTCGGCAAGCGGGTCGTCCCCGTCCATCCCAAGGCGGAGACGGTCCACGGCGAGCAGGGCTACGCCTCGCTCGCCGACATCCCGTTCCCCGTCGACGTGGTGGACGTCTTCGTCAACAGCGACCTCGCGGGCCCGGTCGCGGACGAGGCGGTCGCCGTCGGCGCCAAGGCGGTCTGGTTCCAGCTCGGCGTCATCGACGAGGAGGCCTACGACCGCACGCGCGCCGCCGGCCTCGCCATGGTCATGGACAAGTGCCCGGCGATCGAGATCCCGCACCTGGGATGA
- a CDS encoding NAD(P)-dependent oxidoreductase, with the protein MSEKLTVSVLGTGIMGAAMARNIARAGHSVRAWNRSRAKAEPLTADGVHVTDTPAEAVTGADVVLTMLYDGPAALDVMRQAADGLRPGAAWIQSTTAGLDGLEELAAFAADHDLVLFDAPVLGTRQPAEAGQLLVLAAGPGEHRDSVAPVLDAVAARIVWTGEDGAAGSATRLKLVANSWVLATTNAAGEVLALSQALGVDPQHFFDAIAGGGLDMPYLRLKAGLVLDDKLTPPQFAVDTAAKDARLIVEAGRANGVRLDVAEASAARLTRAAELGHGDEDMAAAYYASFAPDAD; encoded by the coding sequence ATGAGCGAAAAGCTGACCGTAAGCGTCCTCGGCACCGGCATCATGGGCGCGGCGATGGCCCGCAACATCGCGCGGGCCGGGCACTCCGTACGGGCCTGGAACCGAAGCCGCGCCAAGGCCGAACCGCTGACCGCCGACGGCGTCCACGTCACCGACACCCCGGCCGAGGCCGTGACCGGCGCCGATGTCGTCCTGACCATGCTGTACGACGGTCCCGCCGCCCTCGACGTGATGCGGCAGGCGGCCGACGGGCTGCGGCCGGGAGCGGCCTGGATCCAGTCGACGACGGCGGGCCTCGACGGCCTGGAGGAACTGGCCGCGTTCGCCGCCGACCACGACCTCGTCCTCTTCGACGCCCCGGTGCTCGGCACCCGCCAGCCCGCCGAGGCCGGGCAGCTCCTCGTCCTCGCCGCGGGCCCCGGCGAGCACCGCGACAGTGTGGCGCCCGTCCTCGACGCGGTCGCCGCGCGCATCGTGTGGACCGGTGAGGACGGCGCCGCGGGCAGCGCGACCCGGCTGAAGCTGGTCGCGAACAGCTGGGTCCTCGCGACCACGAACGCGGCCGGTGAGGTCCTCGCCCTGTCCCAGGCGCTGGGCGTCGATCCGCAGCACTTCTTCGACGCGATCGCGGGCGGCGGCCTCGACATGCCGTATCTGCGGCTCAAGGCCGGGCTCGTCCTCGACGACAAGCTGACCCCGCCCCAGTTCGCCGTGGACACCGCCGCGAAGGACGCCCGCCTCATCGTCGAGGCGGGCCGCGCGAACGGCGTCCGCCTCGACGTCGCCGAGGCGAGCGCCGCCCGGCTGACCCGCGCCGCCGAACTCGGCCACGGCGACGAGGACATGGCCGCCGCGTACTACGCCTCGTTCGCACCCGACGCGGACTGA
- a CDS encoding class I SAM-dependent methyltransferase, which translates to MTSETSATDRERLRRTFTEDAELYDRMRPGYPPRVYDDLADIAGVGPGCRVLEIGPGTGQATVPLAERGCRVVGVELGAQMAAVARRRLAGHGDTEIHVAAFEEWPLPPEPFDVVLAATAFTWIDPRVRVARAAAALRPGGVLATIATHHIKGGTEDFFAAAQEPYERFDPSTPPGLRLRPAADIPYDSAESGGVRTDLNSAAAPGSDRFEPPVFHRYEWDATYTTDQYLALLCTYSGHRDLAPGPRAGLLAALGRLIDRDHGGTITKRYLTELRTARRRG; encoded by the coding sequence ATGACTTCCGAGACCTCCGCCACGGACCGCGAGCGGCTGCGCCGTACCTTCACCGAGGACGCCGAGCTCTACGACCGGATGCGCCCCGGCTACCCGCCCCGCGTGTACGACGACCTCGCCGACATCGCCGGGGTGGGCCCCGGCTGCCGGGTCCTGGAGATCGGCCCCGGGACCGGGCAGGCGACCGTGCCGCTGGCCGAGCGGGGGTGCCGCGTCGTCGGGGTGGAGCTCGGCGCGCAGATGGCCGCCGTGGCCCGGCGGCGCCTCGCCGGACACGGCGACACCGAGATCCACGTCGCCGCGTTCGAGGAGTGGCCGCTGCCGCCCGAGCCGTTCGACGTCGTCCTCGCGGCGACCGCGTTCACCTGGATCGACCCCCGGGTCCGGGTCGCCAGGGCCGCCGCCGCGCTGCGCCCCGGCGGGGTCCTCGCCACGATCGCGACCCACCACATCAAGGGCGGCACCGAGGACTTCTTCGCCGCGGCGCAGGAACCCTACGAACGGTTCGACCCGTCGACACCGCCCGGCCTGCGCCTGAGGCCCGCGGCCGACATCCCGTACGACAGCGCCGAATCGGGCGGTGTCCGTACGGACCTGAACAGTGCGGCGGCGCCGGGCTCCGACCGCTTCGAACCGCCCGTCTTCCATCGCTACGAGTGGGACGCCACGTACACCACGGACCAGTACCTGGCGCTCCTGTGCACGTACTCGGGGCACCGCGACCTCGCCCCCGGGCCCCGCGCCGGACTCCTCGCCGCGCTCGGCCGTCTGATCGACCGCGACCACGGCGGCACGATCACCAAGCGGTACCTGACGGAGCTCCGCACGGCCCGCAGGCGCGGCTGA
- a CDS encoding RICIN domain-containing protein: MARLNRRRFLGLAAATAAAAGTQLSFARLAAAAGTTVTITPDPSYAHERFEGWGTSLVWFANATGHYPDEIRERIADLVFGRDGLNLNIARYNIGGGNAPDVKDYLRPGGAVEGWWKAPEGTTRTDTDWWDPANPDHWNEDADATQRWWVDRVKGGITHWETFSNSAPYFMTVSGYVSGGFDASKDQLKEASVDAFAAYLAGATRRLERAHGITVDTVDPFNEPNTSYWGTRLGTDGEPTGGRQEGCHIGPALQQKVIPALDAALRKARTRAVVSAMDETNPTTFATNWTSHPAAVKDLVGQLNVHTYGTGGRTTVRDLAKAAGKPLWMSEVEGDWGDGQSFTDMRPGLGLAQHIVDDLRELEPTAWVFWQPVEDYDNMRPGGESAKGGNWGEIQVSFSAGADDTLETCPVRTNTKFDTARNFTHHIRPGDRLVKVGDPNSAAAVTRSGQGATVVHVNSTTDTRTVTLDLSKFASVRRDATVTPVVTSADGKLVARPPLAVTGTSVVCAVPAQSVTTFVIKGVSGVAKDAAALRHGRTYTLTGVQSGKDVTVADDGTKLVIRTGAASAGQRWRLAQISGPGAAHRKRYVFTSAADGKRLAVRGDVPVVEPDTDERDAATQWILSTTGDGTYTLVNAGTGKLLEVGGQATNDGAAVTTWQPNSGANQRWRVTDVTS, encoded by the coding sequence TTGGCGCGCTTGAATCGCAGACGGTTCCTCGGCCTCGCCGCCGCCACGGCGGCGGCCGCCGGAACCCAGCTGTCCTTCGCCCGGCTCGCCGCCGCGGCCGGTACGACCGTCACGATCACCCCCGACCCCTCGTACGCGCACGAGCGGTTCGAGGGCTGGGGCACCAGCCTCGTCTGGTTCGCGAACGCCACCGGGCACTACCCGGACGAGATCCGGGAGCGGATCGCCGACCTGGTCTTCGGCCGTGACGGGCTCAACCTGAACATAGCCCGCTACAACATAGGCGGCGGCAACGCCCCCGACGTGAAGGACTACCTGCGGCCCGGCGGCGCCGTCGAGGGCTGGTGGAAGGCGCCCGAGGGCACCACCCGCACCGACACCGACTGGTGGGACCCGGCGAACCCGGACCACTGGAACGAGGACGCCGACGCCACCCAGCGCTGGTGGGTGGACCGCGTCAAGGGCGGCATCACCCACTGGGAGACGTTCTCCAACTCGGCGCCGTACTTCATGACGGTCAGCGGCTATGTCTCCGGCGGCTTCGACGCGTCGAAGGACCAGCTGAAGGAGGCGTCCGTCGACGCCTTCGCCGCCTACCTGGCGGGCGCGACCCGCCGCCTGGAGCGGGCGCACGGCATCACTGTCGACACGGTCGACCCGTTCAACGAGCCCAACACCAGTTACTGGGGTACCCGGTTGGGCACCGACGGCGAGCCGACCGGCGGACGCCAGGAGGGCTGCCACATCGGGCCCGCCCTCCAGCAGAAGGTGATCCCCGCGCTCGACGCCGCCCTGAGGAAGGCGCGGACCCGCGCGGTCGTCTCGGCGATGGACGAGACCAACCCGACCACCTTCGCCACGAACTGGACCAGCCACCCGGCCGCGGTGAAGGACCTCGTCGGGCAGTTGAACGTGCACACGTACGGGACCGGCGGCCGCACCACCGTCCGCGACCTCGCCAAGGCGGCCGGCAAGCCGCTGTGGATGAGCGAGGTCGAGGGCGACTGGGGCGACGGACAGTCCTTCACCGACATGCGTCCCGGGCTCGGCCTCGCCCAGCACATCGTCGACGACCTGCGCGAACTGGAGCCCACCGCCTGGGTGTTCTGGCAGCCCGTCGAGGACTACGACAACATGAGGCCCGGCGGCGAGTCGGCGAAGGGCGGCAACTGGGGCGAGATCCAGGTCTCCTTCAGCGCCGGCGCCGACGACACCCTGGAGACCTGCCCGGTCCGCACCAACACCAAGTTCGACACCGCCCGGAACTTCACCCACCACATCAGGCCCGGTGACCGCCTCGTCAAGGTCGGCGACCCCAACAGCGCCGCGGCCGTGACCCGGTCCGGCCAGGGCGCCACCGTCGTGCACGTCAACAGCACCACCGACACCCGCACGGTGACACTCGACCTGTCGAAGTTCGCCTCCGTGCGCCGGGATGCGACCGTCACCCCGGTCGTGACCAGTGCCGACGGCAAACTCGTCGCGCGGCCCCCGCTCGCGGTCACCGGCACGTCCGTCGTCTGCGCGGTGCCCGCGCAGTCGGTGACGACGTTCGTGATCAAGGGCGTCTCCGGGGTCGCGAAGGACGCGGCGGCACTGCGGCACGGCCGCACGTACACGCTCACGGGCGTACAGAGCGGCAAGGACGTCACGGTCGCCGACGACGGCACGAAGCTCGTCATCAGGACCGGTGCCGCGAGTGCCGGTCAGCGGTGGCGGCTCGCGCAGATCAGCGGTCCTGGCGCCGCCCACCGCAAGCGGTACGTGTTCACCAGCGCCGCCGACGGCAAGCGGCTCGCCGTGCGCGGCGACGTCCCCGTCGTCGAACCCGACACCGACGAGCGGGACGCCGCCACCCAGTGGATCCTGTCGACGACCGGCGACGGCACGTACACGCTGGTCAACGCCGGGACCGGCAAGCTCCTCGAGGTCGGCGGGCAGGCCACGAACGACGGCGCCGCCGTCACCACGTGGCAGCCCAACTCGGGTGCGAACCAGCGCTGGAGGGTCACCGACGTGACGTCGTAG
- a CDS encoding beta-galactosidase, which yields MTAPRTSRFPYAKGPDGARLIGYGADYNPEQWPREVWEEDVRLMRAAGVNVVSLAIFSWARLQPTADTWDLGWLDDVMDLLHAGGIGVDLATATASPPPWLTTAHPEILPVTATGETLWPGARQHWRPTSPVFREHALRLVRELATRYADHPALVAWHVNNELGCHNVYDYSDDAARAFRTWLRHRYTTLESLNHAWGTAFWSQRYSDWEQILPPRLAASHPNPTQQLDFKRFSSDALKDHLLAERDLLRELTPDVPVTTNFMVMPGTKGMDYADWAGEVDFVANDHYVIPGPQDRDELSFSANLTSGISGHRPWFLMEHSTSAVNWQPVNLPKKPGELARDSLLHVAHGADAVCFFQWRQSAAGAEKYHSAMVPHAGEDSALFRDVVELGRTLEALAPIAGSVREPARVAVLFDWDSWWTSEQDSHPTSRLDYHGEALDWYSALLRLGVRADIVPVHRTDLSSYDVVIAPVLHVVPQPLAKELTRYVEGGGHLVTTYFSGVVDENDHIWLGGHPGALRELLGVRIEEFGPLLDGDTVGLDNATTGSLWTDRIEVAAPDVEVLARYRTGLYASRPAVTRRTTGRGSAAYVSTRLGADGLATLLPQLLAPAGVDSELPESARGSVELVVRRDADSRYLFLVNRSEESVPLPGVAGDVLVGRETGDDGIVLAPREVLVLRRSAG from the coding sequence ATGACCGCCCCCCGCACCTCCCGTTTCCCGTACGCGAAGGGCCCCGACGGCGCTCGCCTGATCGGCTACGGCGCCGACTACAACCCCGAGCAGTGGCCGCGGGAGGTGTGGGAGGAGGACGTCCGGCTGATGCGCGCGGCCGGGGTGAACGTCGTCTCCCTGGCGATCTTCTCCTGGGCGCGCCTCCAGCCCACCGCCGACACCTGGGACCTCGGCTGGCTCGACGACGTGATGGACCTGCTGCACGCGGGCGGCATCGGCGTCGACCTCGCCACCGCGACGGCCTCCCCGCCGCCGTGGCTCACCACCGCGCACCCGGAGATCCTGCCGGTGACCGCGACCGGCGAGACGCTGTGGCCGGGCGCCCGGCAGCACTGGCGGCCCACGTCGCCGGTCTTCCGCGAGCACGCCCTGCGTCTCGTACGGGAGCTGGCGACGCGGTACGCCGACCACCCCGCGCTCGTCGCCTGGCACGTCAACAACGAGCTCGGCTGCCACAACGTCTACGACTACTCCGACGACGCCGCCCGCGCCTTCCGCACCTGGCTGCGCCACCGGTACACGACCCTCGAATCCCTCAACCACGCCTGGGGGACGGCCTTCTGGTCGCAGCGCTACAGCGACTGGGAGCAGATCCTGCCGCCGCGGCTCGCCGCCTCGCACCCGAACCCGACGCAGCAGCTCGACTTCAAGCGGTTCTCGTCCGACGCGCTCAAGGACCATCTGCTCGCCGAGCGCGACCTGCTGCGGGAGCTGACCCCGGACGTCCCCGTCACCACCAACTTCATGGTGATGCCCGGGACCAAGGGCATGGACTACGCGGACTGGGCTGGCGAGGTGGACTTCGTCGCCAACGACCACTACGTCATCCCCGGGCCGCAGGACCGCGACGAGCTGTCCTTCTCCGCCAACCTGACGAGCGGCATCTCGGGCCACCGGCCCTGGTTCCTGATGGAGCACTCCACCAGCGCCGTCAACTGGCAGCCCGTCAACCTGCCCAAGAAGCCCGGCGAGTTGGCGCGGGACTCGCTCCTGCACGTGGCGCACGGAGCCGACGCCGTCTGCTTCTTCCAGTGGCGCCAGTCGGCCGCCGGCGCCGAGAAGTACCACTCGGCGATGGTGCCGCACGCCGGTGAGGACAGCGCCCTCTTCCGCGACGTCGTGGAGCTGGGCCGGACGCTGGAGGCGCTCGCGCCGATCGCCGGGTCCGTCCGCGAACCGGCCCGCGTCGCCGTCCTGTTCGACTGGGACTCGTGGTGGACCAGCGAGCAGGACTCGCACCCCACCTCCCGCCTCGACTACCACGGCGAGGCCCTCGACTGGTACTCGGCGCTGCTGCGCCTCGGCGTCCGCGCCGACATCGTGCCCGTGCACCGCACCGACCTGTCCTCGTACGACGTTGTGATCGCGCCGGTCCTGCACGTGGTGCCGCAGCCGCTCGCCAAGGAGCTCACCCGGTACGTGGAGGGCGGCGGCCACCTCGTCACCACCTACTTCTCCGGTGTCGTCGACGAGAACGACCACATCTGGCTCGGCGGGCACCCCGGCGCCCTGCGCGAGCTGCTCGGGGTGCGCATCGAGGAGTTCGGTCCGCTGCTCGACGGCGACACCGTCGGCCTCGACAACGCGACCACCGGCAGCCTGTGGACCGACCGGATCGAGGTCGCTGCGCCGGACGTCGAGGTGCTGGCCCGCTACCGCACCGGTCTGTACGCCTCCCGCCCGGCCGTCACCCGCCGCACGACGGGCCGTGGTTCGGCCGCGTACGTCTCCACGCGGCTCGGCGCCGACGGCCTCGCCACGCTCCTGCCCCAGCTCCTGGCGCCGGCCGGGGTCGACAGCGAACTCCCGGAGAGCGCGCGCGGGTCGGTCGAACTCGTCGTCCGCAGGGACGCCGACAGCCGCTACCTGTTCCTGGTCAACCGGAGCGAGGAGAGCGTGCCGCTGCCCGGCGTGGCCGGTGACGTCCTCGTCGGCCGGGAGACCGGGGACGACGGGATCGTCCTGGCGCCCCGCGAGGTCCTCGTGCTGCGCCGCAGCGCCGGCTGA
- a CDS encoding sugar ABC transporter substrate-binding protein, with protein sequence MPKHSRRLLRGIGLVAALALGATACGGSDDDGSSDKKVGSADISAALKKGGTVTVWAWDPTVKTVAAQFEKKYPNVTVKVVNAGTGNDQYKALTNAISAKKGVPDVAQIEYYAIGQYALTKGVTDLKAYGAGKLDGTYSPGPWNSVQSGGGIYGLPMDSGPMALFYNKKVFDKYKIAVPTTWEEYVEAGRTLHKANPKAYITSDVGDAGLTTSLLWQAGSRPYKVDGTKVGIDFSDAGAKKYTDTWQQLIDEKLVAPVTGWTDDWYKGLGDGTIATLPTGAWMPGNFTTGVKNASGDWRVAPMPQWTKGENKSAENGGSSLAMPSLAKNKELAYAFTEFTAAGAGVQTRIDGGAFPATTKDLNSRKFQDTEFPYFGGQKANKIFADSAKAVPSDWKYLPYQVYANSIFNDTVGKAYISGTKLTAGLTSWQDASVKYGNEQGFTVEK encoded by the coding sequence ATGCCCAAGCACTCCCGCCGCCTGCTGCGCGGCATAGGTCTCGTCGCCGCGCTCGCCCTCGGTGCCACCGCCTGCGGCGGCTCCGACGACGACGGCTCCAGTGACAAGAAGGTCGGCTCGGCCGACATCTCGGCCGCGCTGAAGAAGGGCGGCACGGTCACCGTGTGGGCGTGGGACCCCACCGTGAAGACGGTCGCCGCCCAGTTCGAGAAGAAGTACCCGAACGTCACCGTGAAGGTGGTCAACGCGGGCACCGGCAACGATCAGTACAAGGCCCTGACGAACGCCATCTCGGCGAAGAAGGGCGTCCCGGACGTCGCGCAGATCGAGTACTACGCCATCGGCCAGTACGCGCTGACCAAGGGCGTCACGGACCTGAAGGCGTACGGCGCGGGCAAGCTCGACGGCACGTACTCGCCCGGCCCGTGGAACTCGGTGCAGTCCGGCGGCGGCATCTACGGCCTGCCCATGGACTCGGGCCCGATGGCGCTCTTCTACAACAAGAAGGTCTTCGACAAGTACAAGATCGCCGTCCCGACCACCTGGGAGGAGTACGTCGAGGCCGGCCGCACGCTGCACAAGGCCAACCCCAAGGCGTACATCACCAGTGACGTCGGCGACGCGGGTCTGACCACCAGCCTGCTGTGGCAGGCCGGTTCGCGCCCCTACAAGGTCGACGGCACCAAGGTCGGCATCGACTTCTCCGACGCGGGCGCCAAGAAGTACACGGACACCTGGCAGCAGCTCATCGACGAGAAGCTCGTCGCGCCCGTCACCGGCTGGACCGACGACTGGTACAAGGGCCTCGGCGACGGCACCATCGCCACGCTGCCCACCGGCGCCTGGATGCCCGGCAACTTCACCACCGGCGTGAAGAACGCCTCCGGCGACTGGCGCGTCGCCCCGATGCCGCAGTGGACCAAGGGCGAGAACAAGAGCGCGGAGAACGGCGGCAGCTCGCTGGCCATGCCCTCGCTCGCCAAGAACAAGGAACTCGCCTACGCCTTCACCGAGTTCACCGCGGCCGGCGCGGGCGTGCAGACCCGGATCGACGGCGGCGCCTTCCCGGCGACCACGAAGGACCTGAACTCGCGGAAGTTCCAGGACACCGAGTTCCCGTACTTCGGCGGCCAGAAGGCCAACAAGATCTTCGCCGACTCCGCGAAGGCCGTGCCCAGCGACTGGAAGTACCTGCCGTACCAGGTGTACGCCAACTCGATCTTCAACGACACCGTCGGCAAGGCGTACATCTCCGGCACGAAGCTGACCGCCGGCCTGACGTCATGGCAGGACGCGTCCGTGAAGTACGGCAACGAGCAGGGCTTCACCGTCGAGAAGTAG
- a CDS encoding carbohydrate ABC transporter permease → MTGSTGTTATRPAAPPKQAAPRLRTPRRPYSPSRPRRSVLLTVLTAVVLVYSLLPLLWLVLSATKSQEGLSRSFGLWFDRDIDLWHNITETFTYQDGVFLRWLLNTLMYVVVGAGGATLLAVLGGYALAKFDFPGKRAVFAVVIGAVAVPTTALAVPTFLMFSKIGLTDTPWAVIIPSLISPFGLYLMWVFATEAIPTELMEAARIDGASELRTFFQVALPLLAPGTVTVLLFTTVATWNNYFLPLIMLKDPDWYPLTLGLDAWNKQAQTAGGEAVFNLVVTGSLLTIVPLVAAFLSLQKYWQSGLSAGSVKE, encoded by the coding sequence ATGACTGGATCGACCGGCACCACCGCCACCCGCCCCGCCGCGCCCCCGAAGCAGGCGGCCCCGCGGCTGCGCACCCCGCGCCGCCCGTACTCCCCGAGCCGGCCCCGGCGCAGCGTCCTGCTGACCGTGCTCACCGCCGTCGTACTCGTCTACAGCCTGCTGCCGCTGCTGTGGCTGGTGCTCAGCGCCACCAAGTCCCAGGAAGGGCTGTCCCGTTCGTTCGGCCTCTGGTTCGACCGTGACATCGACCTGTGGCACAACATCACCGAGACCTTCACCTACCAGGACGGCGTCTTCCTGCGCTGGCTCCTCAACACCCTGATGTACGTGGTGGTCGGCGCGGGCGGCGCGACCCTGCTCGCCGTGCTCGGCGGCTACGCCCTCGCCAAGTTCGACTTCCCCGGCAAGCGCGCCGTGTTCGCGGTCGTCATCGGAGCGGTCGCGGTGCCCACCACGGCGCTCGCCGTGCCGACCTTCCTGATGTTCAGCAAGATCGGCCTGACCGACACCCCCTGGGCCGTCATCATCCCGTCGCTGATCTCGCCGTTCGGCCTCTACCTGATGTGGGTGTTCGCCACCGAGGCCATCCCCACCGAGCTGATGGAGGCCGCCCGTATCGACGGCGCCAGTGAGCTGCGCACCTTCTTCCAGGTCGCCCTGCCGCTGCTCGCGCCCGGCACGGTCACCGTCCTGCTCTTCACCACGGTCGCGACATGGAACAACTACTTCCTGCCGCTGATCATGCTCAAGGACCCCGACTGGTACCCGCTGACGCTGGGCCTCGACGCCTGGAACAAGCAGGCCCAGACCGCCGGCGGCGAGGCCGTGTTCAACCTCGTCGTCACCGGTTCGCTGCTCACCATCGTGCCGCTGGTCGCCGCCTTCCTGTCACTCCAGAAGTACTGGCAGTCGGGCCTGTCCGCCGGAAGCGTCAAGGAGTAG
- a CDS encoding sugar ABC transporter permease: protein MTTLQPTAAAGPRPAGPPTRRARRSWTGWGFIGPFVLVFALVFLAPLAYSVYLSLFRTQLIGGTRFVGLENYQQALQDGQFWDGVLRVGLFLLVQVPIMLGIALLVALAIDSGRLYGKDFFRISVFLPYAVPAVVATLMWGFMYGPRFGLVGDINDAFGVTLPDPLSSGLILASIGNIVTWEFVGYNMLIFYAALRVIPQSLYEAAEIDGAGQWRVIASIKLPAIRGALVIATIFSVIGSFQLFNEPAILQKLAPNAITTDYTPNYYTYSLSFSGQQHNYSATVAIVMGVITMVVAYVVQLRGMRKGA, encoded by the coding sequence ATGACGACGCTTCAACCGACGGCGGCCGCAGGGCCCCGTCCGGCCGGGCCGCCGACGCGCAGGGCGCGCCGTTCGTGGACGGGATGGGGGTTCATCGGCCCCTTCGTTTTGGTCTTCGCGCTCGTCTTCCTGGCGCCGCTCGCGTACTCCGTGTACCTGAGCCTGTTCCGCACCCAACTCATCGGCGGCACCCGGTTCGTGGGCCTGGAGAACTACCAACAGGCGCTCCAGGACGGCCAGTTCTGGGACGGCGTCCTGCGCGTCGGACTCTTCCTGCTCGTCCAGGTGCCGATCATGCTCGGCATCGCGCTGCTCGTCGCGCTCGCCATCGACAGCGGCCGCCTCTACGGCAAGGACTTCTTCCGGATATCCGTCTTCCTGCCGTACGCCGTGCCCGCCGTCGTCGCCACGCTGATGTGGGGCTTCATGTACGGGCCGCGCTTCGGGCTCGTCGGCGACATCAACGACGCCTTCGGCGTCACCCTGCCCGACCCGCTCTCCTCCGGCCTGATCCTGGCGTCCATCGGCAACATCGTGACCTGGGAGTTCGTCGGCTACAACATGCTGATCTTCTACGCCGCGCTGCGCGTCATCCCGCAGTCCCTGTACGAGGCCGCGGAGATCGACGGCGCCGGGCAGTGGCGCGTCATCGCGTCGATCAAGCTCCCCGCCATCCGCGGCGCCCTCGTGATCGCCACGATCTTCTCGGTCATCGGCAGCTTCCAGCTCTTCAACGAGCCCGCGATCCTCCAGAAGCTCGCGCCGAACGCCATCACCACGGACTACACCCCGAACTACTACACGTACTCGCTGTCCTTCTCCGGCCAGCAGCACAACTACTCCGCGACGGTCGCCATCGTCATGGGCGTCATCACCATGGTCGTCGCCTACGTCGTCCAGCTGCGCGGCATGCGCAAGGGAGCGTGA